One region of candidate division WOR-1 bacterium RIFOXYB2_FULL_36_35 genomic DNA includes:
- a CDS encoding ketol-acid reductoisomerase: MSKVYYDSDASLEDLKGKTIAVIGFGSQGGAQSQSLRDSGLNVIIAEVKGTPNWERALKAGFQPITASEAAEKGDVVQILIPDELQAKVYKESIEKHMKKGKTLMFSHGFNIHFKQIIPPADVDVIMVAPKGPGLMVRKMYEEGMGVPSLIAIQQDASGNAKKIALAYAKGIGGTKAGVFETTFKEETETDLFGEQAVLCGGCTALVKAGFETLVEAGYQPEMAYFECMHELKLIVDLMYEKGIAGMRSAISNTAKYGDVTVGPHLIDAGVKDKMKKVLGRIQDGSFAKEWIEENKAGRKKFNELLAKDKDHLIEKVGEKLRAMMPWLKKK, encoded by the coding sequence ATGTCAAAGGTTTATTATGATAGTGATGCAAGCTTGGAAGATTTAAAAGGAAAGACAATTGCGGTGATCGGGTTTGGAAGTCAGGGAGGAGCTCAGTCTCAAAGTCTTAGAGATAGCGGCTTAAATGTTATTATCGCGGAAGTTAAAGGTACCCCCAACTGGGAGAGAGCTCTCAAGGCGGGCTTTCAGCCGATTACAGCTTCCGAAGCAGCAGAAAAAGGGGACGTTGTTCAAATTCTTATTCCTGATGAGCTTCAAGCCAAAGTTTATAAAGAATCAATTGAGAAGCACATGAAAAAAGGAAAAACCCTTATGTTCTCCCATGGATTTAATATTCATTTCAAACAAATAATTCCTCCTGCTGATGTCGATGTAATAATGGTTGCGCCAAAAGGGCCGGGTCTTATGGTTCGCAAAATGTATGAAGAAGGGATGGGGGTTCCATCTCTTATTGCAATTCAGCAGGATGCTTCAGGCAATGCCAAAAAGATAGCTCTTGCTTATGCAAAGGGGATTGGCGGCACTAAAGCCGGAGTTTTTGAGACTACGTTTAAAGAAGAGACAGAGACCGATCTTTTTGGAGAACAGGCAGTCCTTTGCGGTGGCTGTACGGCGCTTGTTAAAGCCGGATTTGAAACATTGGTTGAAGCAGGATATCAGCCCGAAATGGCCTATTTTGAGTGTATGCATGAGTTGAAACTTATTGTTGATTTGATGTATGAAAAAGGGATTGCAGGAATGCGTTCCGCGATCAGCAATACTGCAAAATATGGAGATGTCACCGTTGGTCCTCATTTGATTGACGCAGGCGTAAAAGATAAAATGAAAAAAGTTTTAGGCCGCATACAGGATGGTTCTTTTGCAAAAGAGTGGATTGAAGAAAATAAGGCGGGTCGTAAAAAGTTTAATGAACTTTTGGCAAAAGATAAAGATCATTTAATTGAAAAAGTAGGCGAGAAGTTAAGGGCTATGATGCCGTGGCTCAAAAAGAAATGA